The nucleotide window AGATTTTCTGTGAAGTCTTTGGTTTGCATAAAATCCGCGTACCCCTGAAAACCCGTATTCTTCAAAGCCAAATTCGCCGAGTCTTTGATTGGTCTGCGTAGTCCGCCGATTCCTGGTATGTGCGTGTATTTTATTTCGTTGCGTTTGAGGGTGTATGGTAGGGTTTCTTTGTTGAATTGTGGATTATGTCTGCTGTGGGGTACAGTGCGCACGTCAATAACCAATGTAACTTGAAATGCCTTAAGAAGCTCAATGAGCTCGTCCACGGTTCGGGTTGAGTGCCCAATCGTGTAAACAGTCAAGGCAGGCTTCTTAAACAACCAATCACACCCCTAACCACTCTATAGCATTCATGAAATATAAAACAAAACAAACCAGCTAACACTCAACTAAATCCGCAATAACATCTAACGGATTCTGTAGCCCCGCGAGCTTCTCTTTCACATCAAACCGTTGCCCCAACAATTTTTCTGCCAACGCCTGTGCACCAGAAATTTCTGATTTAAAAATTGGGAAACCCCCCTCCATTAAGTAATCGTTGACTTCCTGCTTCTCAAATGCGTTAAGCACAATCGCTGGTGTTCCCTGCAATGCGGCTTCCCGCGTGATTGTTCCGCCCACACCAATGAAAAGGTCCGCTTGCGCTACCAGGCTGGCTGAATCCACAAACCCTTGAGGAACAATCAGGTCCTCAATGTTATCTCGGCGATACCGGTCCAAATATACTACACGTGCGATTTTGCTAAGATTCTTTGTGAGCTGCAGGATGTCCATTTGTTTTTGGGCATAAATCGCTTTGTCCTCAAGGGGTCGAATTACCACAAGAGGTCTGCCAAAACCATAATCCACTGCTGGCTTAAACCCTTGAATCCACGCAACCTCATCCACACTGTCAAAATCAACAATCGCCCCATCAGACACATACCTCTCCACGGCATCATCAGCAATCGAGGACGACTTCACAATATACTTTGATAGCGGCAACGTAAGCTTATGAACAGCATACGCGTATGGCGTGTCAACTGTTGTAATGACTGGTTTTCCTAAGCCAAATGCGACACGGCACAAGTCAGCTGAACCATGCGAAATTGCTACGTCAAACTCTTGGTTCTTAAAAATTTTGCACATTTCCACCTGACGCAAAACTCCGCTTTCAAGCCGCGACATCAACGACTCAGGGTTGTATTCCCCAAATGCTCTCACTTCTTCTTTGAGGAACTCTGCCATTGTTGTGGTGTCTGGGTGTTTGCGGGTGGTTATGAAAACCTGATGCCCCCTGCTACGTAAGTGCCTAGCGATTGCTACGCCGTAGCGCATGTGCTTTCCAGTTAAGGCATCATACCAGACTTTCACGGTTAAACCTTCAAGAATTGACAGTTTGCCCTTTCAGCAGCTTTCTGGTCCCCTTCAGTATTGCCCACAAAGAGAATCCTGCTAAAGTCAACCCCGAGCTTCTCCTTAGCCAAAACAAGCTGCTTAAACCTATCCAAACTTATCTCGCGAGTGATGATGAAGTCAAAACGCAGATTTAGCGCTTTACTGATTTCGTCTGCTAATGCTTCGCCTTGCATGGTGACAAGAGCTTTGCGTTCAAAATGGTATTTTTCGAAGAGTTCTATGACGTTTTGGTTAACAGTCGCTTTTTTCCATGCCTCAGCTTCCAGTTTACTCCAAACTCTGAACACTTCTTTTTTTGCTTGCACATCAAGACCCGCGATGGTTTTGGTTACGGGTTTAACATCGTCGGTTTTGGCGTGCTTCTTTATTTCGGCTTCTAATTTTTTATAATCAATGGGTAAATTCACTATGGTTCCGTCTAAATCAAAAATCACCGCATCAATCACTGATACATCTCTCCAATAATTTTGCCATTAAACACAATGCGTCCAGGCGCATCCATATGCCGAATCCAGAACACTTCTGCTGGCAACGGGTTGTACTTTTCCAGTTTAGGCACCTCTTCTTTGTAGGCAAGTTTAGTGTAAAGATACGGGATGTTGATTGCGTAGTCTTGCCGTATGACTTTGCTTGCAAAACTGAAAAAGAACGAGGTCGTAAACATTCTGCCAGGGTTAATCTCAGTCACGCAGGGGACGCCGTCCTTGTTTTCTTTGAGGTCCACGCTTGCTATACCGCTAAAGTTGCCATCAATAGCCAACACCGCTTCGGTGCCGACTTTGTTGACGATTTCGTTGTGCACGGTTTTTTGCACTGCGGGAGTTCCCATGATGCCTGAGGGTGCAAGATAAGCATAAATGTACTCTAAACGTTCCCGGGACATCGACGTGATTAGTTCGCCATCTTTCCAGACGCTGTGAAACGCGATGTTTCTGCCTGGTAAATGCTCCTGCGCAATGAACTCCCAATCTACATTGCGGGCTTTCCAGTAACGAATCCACGACACCGCTGTTTCCCGATTGTCTGCAGGTGTGCTTCCACGTCCGCCAGCACCATGAGTTGCGCGTATCCAAATGGGACTGCCCAGTTCCTCAAAGGCGCGGTCGATGTCTTCTTCTTTTTTGATGAGGATGGTTTTGGCAACTGGTATGTCTTTTTGTTTCCAGACGCGTGCGGATTCAAATTTGTCTTGGCATGCCAGTACTGCCTGTTTTGAGGGTAAGTAGACGGGTGCGTTGAGTTTTTCTCGGTTTTCTGAGATGACTTCGACTTCTACGTCTGGTTGGGCATGGAGGAAATCAATGTTTTCTTTTTGGATTATCTCGTTTAGTGTGTCTATGTAGCTTGGGTCTTTGGCAAGTGGTACCTTGTAGGTTGTTTTAGTTGGTGCCATAAACTGAAAGTACTCGCTGGCTTCTGTGCCAACTATGTGCATTTGTTCGGGCGCGATTTGAAGTGACTTGACAAAGTTTATGCCTGCTGGTCCACCTGCTCCCGTGCAAAGAATCCTTTTCATTAATTTACCCCGTCTCTTTGTTATCTTTTTAGGTTAGATGATTAATACATGTGACCAAGTTAATATTTTTATCCAACCCCTTGGCAAAGAAAAAATTTAATACAAAATACACAACCATCTAAACTAAAGGTGCACTACACTGTCCATCTCAGGATTCATGATAGTAAAAAATGGCTTAAAACAAGGCTACCCCTTTGTTGAAGCAATCGCTTCCGCTCTTCCTATCTGTGATGAATTTCTAATATCAGATGGTTACTCAACTGATGGCACCTATGAAGTACTCAAAAAACTGCCTGAGCTAAACAAAAAAATTATACTTTCCCAAGATGAGTGGCCAAACACGGGTTTAATGGCGCTCTCCACAGTTTCTAACATTTTGCGCTGGAAATGCAAAGGCAAACACCTCTTCTACATGCAAGCCGCCGAAGTCATACACGAAGACAACCTAAACGTGATAGCATCCTTGCCTGAAATTTATCCTGATACTGAAACTTTCTGCTTTCCGTATGTTACTGTGATTGGAAACTATAAAATCGCGGATGAGGCGCGGTTGCGGTTTTGCCAAAACCTGCCTTGGCTGGAGGCTACGGGGGATGCGTGGGCTTTGAGTGTGACCAAAAAATTTGTGCGTGCTGAGGCAAGGCGGAATTTGAAGAGTCCAAAAAGTTTTCTTAATCTTGTTGGCAGAGGTGTGGAGTGGCGTTTTGCAAGTTGCATGAACAACACGCGCTCTCGAATGATTTATTTGCCCAAAGAAATCATCCGCTACCCTGCCCTGTTTAAAACCAACTACATCGAACGCTGCAAGGAACACAAAGAATACTTTAAGCTACCTGAATTTCACAAGTTCGTTGACGAGTTAGAGCAGATGGGTGAGGACGATTTTGTAGAACGCACAGTAGCCATGCATCATCAACACTATTTCAAGTACAGTGCGCACTACAAAGGCGATTTCGCAACGCTCAAACTTGAGGACCACCCAAAAATAATGCATGAACTCCTCGTTAGCAAACAGGAAAGCTACACAGTGCGCGACAGTATCTTAGAGAAAATCGCCAACTCCTAAACTCTTTAGCAAAAAACCTTATCAACAAGAAGAAAAACAATACAACAGCAAACCTGTGGGCCGGTCGTCTAGCCTGGTTAGGACGTTGGCTTTACGAGCCAAAGGTCGCCGGTTCAAGTCCGGCTCGGCCCACCACAAATTCTGGTTGTTGCTTGTTGTTGTCACATTGTTTTTTATAGTTAGCTTAGCCGCTAGGATATAGGTGTCTTTGGAGGTGACGTGTTTGCCTAAGAAAGATGATGATTTGCGGCGTACTGCGCCTCGTGTGACTGTTCCTGAACCCGAGATGACCAAGGATCACCAGTATAGGTGTCCATTGGACCAGGCGGTTTATTCTGACCGTAAAGAGTACAATAAGCATTGCAAAGAAGAGCATGATGTCCTATAAATTAAGGGCTAATCTGTGAAAATTGCGGTTGAGTTTAGGTTAACGTAAAAGTTGATGGTTTGGTGCTAGGTTGGTTTAGCGTATGGCTTCGTCGATTCTGCTTTCGCGTTTGGTTTGTGTGACTTCTTTGAAGAGTTCGATGCATTCTTCTTTGGTTGGTGCTTCTACGGCTATGCTACCGTATGCGCCTATGTCTATTCGGTATTTTTTTCCTTCATCTTTTATGCTCATGAGTCCCTCTCCCTCTCATGTATAAACCAAAATTGGCTTATAATTTATTGCAGTGTGCATTATCTACATTATAAGCTTAATCCCTGTTAACTGAGAAAATCCCTGATTTTTCTTGCATTAAAAACAACAAAACCCGCAGTTTTCAAGTAACCGCCAACACGCGAAATCACTCCCGCTGCATCCGTTCCAAGCTTACAAGTTAACACCTGATCAAAAAGACCCAAAGACTCAACATCAACAACATCCCGATTCAACCGTGTCCGCTCTAAAACCTCCAAAACCCTGCTCTTGGACGCCCCCAAAACAATTAATCTGTCCAGAAGGGAATCCCGCCAAAGCGTCAACTTATCAATTTGACCCGTCGAAAGCTCAGCCTCCAAAACGCCTTCATCCAAATTAATGCCCATAACCTTGATGGTTATAGGTAAGCCTTCACGTAACCCCCACAACTCCGCAATTTTTGGAAGCTCAACAGGTTTTTCCTCCATCAAAACTTCCCGCAGATGCCTCAGCGAGACCTTAGCCTGAAAAATTTTTGGTTCAATCACTCCAACATCCACTGCAAGAAAGCTGGGGTTTGAGTTTTTCTTAATTAACCCTTTAAGCTCCATGCCAACCTGTACGTTTTCTATGGTGGTTGGGGCTAAACCGATTTCTTTAGCAATAAAATTCTTGGCAAATTCCTCATCCTCACCCATAACTGAAACCTGCACCCAGCCGCCTGCGTTGCCAACGATTTTAGCTTGCACATCAAGTTCTTCAAAGGTGGTTTGTAAGAAATCGTCGATTTCTTTTAATTGGTGCCCGCGTGGAGCTTTGGTTAACAATGTTAGAGTGGTCATATTTGATGCCCCAATAATCCAGTTATTTCTTCATGCAGCTTTCTAACTCTTTCTGCTGCTTCACTTCTTCCATCCTCCTCCAAACGCCGCAACTCAACCTCGATGCTGGTTTTTCTTGTACCATCAATGAGTTTGTCAGCGTAACCCACAATTTTTTCTTCTAACGTTTGAGGAATGTAGTTGTCTTTTGGCCAGCCCAGCCAATCCGCTTCTTCTTGTGAGATTCCTGCGCCAACGTGACGCTTGATAATGTTGATTACTTCTTGAGGTAACCCTAGCTGCTGCGCAAGTTGAACTCCTGCTATAGCGTGCTCTACGGTGTGGGTTTTGCTGCGTCCCAAATCATGAAGCAACGCTCCCGCCTCCACCAGTTCAACGTTAACATCAAAACCCTTCTGGGATAGTTCACGTGCGATTTGCACGGATAGGTTTGCTACTGCTTGACAGTGCATAATCACTTTTTCTGAGCATTGATTATCCTGTAGAAGTTGGGTTGCTTGCTCCCGTGTGGGAAGCTGGTTATTCACCGAGTTCCTTCCTTAAAACCTCAACTTTAGCTGAGAGATGCTCAATCATTATTTCATTGTCAAAATGCACCAATGGCTTGTCACAAACTGAGCAGTGAAAAACTGATTCTACTGCATCCTCAAAAGTTACCCGTTTACATTCAGGCGAATGACAATAATAGAAGTCATGGGTTCGCTCATAATCCAAACGCACGTTGAGTTTTTCTAGAACACGGCGTTTTTGGCTTAAAATAAATCCTTCTAACTGGTCGGCTTGGAGTTTCCAGTGGAAAATAAACCATCCTGTCTTGGGGTCACGGGTTCGCCTAAGACTAACTAGGGAGTGGTCGTAGAGTTTGTATAGGATTTTGCGAACTGAGTTTAGGCGTATGCCTGTTTTGTTGGCTATTTCATCATCAGTTATTTCTTCTACGCCTTTTAGGTGTTCGATAAGTTTAACGGCGTCTTCATCGCCAAGAGCCATAGCAACCTTTGTTAAAGTAGACTCATCAATTGTAGATAGCATAATCAAGTTTCCTAGACCATAATAATGTATTATGCTCAAATAAAACTTTTATTACTTAAAACGAGGAAAACCCCTGTTAACTTCGGATTTTCTTACCCCGCGTCTGTGGTACAACACCCATTTCTGCATCATCATATTTCACGGCTAACTCCTTTCCTTCAAAGAAGCGATCAAGAAAAATCGCCAAAGCCGAACACTCCGAATGCGGCTGATTCCCAACTGCAACATTAAAATCCGAGACCTCGCTGGAGTAAAATTCGCCAGGAACTTTTTGGCTACCCACAAGAACCATGATTGGTTTGTTTTGTGCTTTAATTCGGTTTAAAACGTCGCTGGATTGGATGTTTTCACCATACACCGTCAAATGAACCACGATGCCGCCTTCATCATGCCACTGCCGAACCTCACTTTTCCAAGACGTCCCCATCCTAAAAGCAAACTCTCCACCCCAATGCCCCGTGAGCTTCTCCACAGTTTGCTGGATGCTTTTGTCTTCAATGTCAGCGAGTATAAAACCTGAAGCGCAAAGCGCCCGTGCCGTCAAAGCAACATGAGTGGTTAAACGGGCATCCCTTTGTAGTCTGTGTCCCCATCTTAGAATAACAATTTTTGGCGTTTTGCCATTAAGGTTTTGAGAGCTGGACTTTTCCATTTAGCTTTTCCACTTTTCTTTTTATCTGGTCAAATATTGATGGGTTTGCTTCAAAATCCATTTCAACGGATGTGTTTTGGAACTCTTCTTTTATCACGTGTGCTTTGTCGTGGACCCAAGCGATAAACTGCATGGTCTGACTGTTTATGGGCACGCTAAAACTTGCTTGAATGTAATTTTCCAAAATCTTCAGTACCTCATGGCTAAGGCCGTCAAGGTTCTTTTCACATTTAGCAGATAGCAAAATTGGGTTTTTCACTATAGGTTTTAGCGCTGCAAGTTTCTCTTCAGCTTCTTCTGGTTTCATTAGGTCAATTTTGTTGAGGGCTGTTATAATTGGGATACCTGATGCGCCTAACATGTCAATTGTTTCTAAGCATATCTTGTTTTTCTTCTCGATTAATTCCTGGCTCTCATCAATGTCTAAAACTAGAATTATTAAATCTGAGAATATGGTCTCTTCAAGTGTAGAGTGAAATGCTTCCATTAACCCAATTGGTAATCGGTCAATAAAGCCCACAGTATCTGTTAAAAGGAATTTGTGGTCCAAAAATTCGATGATTCTTGTTGTCGTTGAAAGAGTAGTGAACAGGGATTTGTCTACGCGCACGGCTTCTTGTGCCAATGCATTAAACAGCGTGCTCTTTCCCGCGCTAGTGTAACCCGCAAGAGAAATGGATAAAAATCCAAGTTCGGTGCGGCGTTCACGGTGCAGAACCCTTTTTTCTCTAATGTGCTTGAGTTTTTTTAGGATAGTTTGAATCTGGCGTTTGATGGCTTCACGGTAAACATCCGCTTCGTACACTCCTAACCCCATAAAACCCGGTTGCTCGCTACTTTTGGCAAGCCGCACTTTTTCTTTGGCATGTTTAATTTCGTTTTTCAGTGTTGCCAGCTGGATTTGGAGTTGGGCTTCGGTTGTGGTTGCTCGTTTAGTGAAAATTTCCAAGATAAGTTGGAAGCGGTCGATGACTTCTATTTTGGTTGCTTTGGCGAGGTTATATGATTGTATCGTCCGTAGAGTATTATCAAAAATAACTTTGTCGGCACCAGTGTCTTTTACCATCTGTCGGAGTTCTTCAACTTTTCCAGCGCCAATCTGGTATCGGGCATCCGCACGTCTTGTCTGCTCCAAAGTGCCCACGATAGTGTCGCCGGCGGATTGGGCGAGCCTTTTGAGTTCTTCTAAACTTGACGGTTCACGGTTCAGTCTGCGTTGAGCTAGGATTGCTTTCGTTTAGAGGGCTCCTCCCCTTTACTGTTAAACTGTATGAGGTCCCCCAAGGTTAACTCTTCATTTGCTGGTTTGGTAAGTACTGGTGGCGCTTTCTCTTTCTCCTTTTCAATCGGGACCATTAGCGTAATTTTTAAGGTGCGTTCCAGCTTGGATGCTAAAAGGTTGTTTGGAGCCATTTTGCCTGTTTCAATATGTCTTAGAACTGAGGCTTTCTCGTTGATTTTTTTGCCCAAGTCTTCATGAGACAGCCCAAGTTTCTCTCTGGCAGCGCGAATTTTGGTTTGATAATCTTCAACGACTTCTGTGGTAATTGCAACTTGGGGAACGGATGATTTTTTCTGCACCATACTTACTGGAACAGCTGTTCTTTTTGGTGCAATTGATGTGGCTGCCGTTGCTTTTTTTCTTTCTATTTCAGCTTCTTCTTGTGGCAGAATTACTTTTCCATGTTTAGAGCACTCCGCACAAACGGTCAATCTTGCACCTTCAATTATTGCTCGTATGGGGTCGGAATGTATTTTTCGTCCACAAACTTCACATCGCAAGGTAACTTTTTCACCTTTTCATTGTCTTTATTAAATTGATAAGTTTATACTTATCGAATCATCAGAAAAAAATGAATGGTGCATTAAGCATGGACAGCACACTTGATAAAGTCAGAAGCATCGCAGATTACCAGTTCGGGCAGGGCGCAGGCAACACGCTGTTCCCTGAAAACATCCAAATCGAATACTCAAAACGCACAGGCAGAATACGCTACATAAACCACCACGGCGAACGTTTAGCAACCCTGCGACCTACCGATGGACTCTACTCCTTAAGTATCAAAGCCGCCAAAACCCTCGCAGAAAGCCTGCCATCAGCCAGATGCTTTGTAACAGTACAAACCGATGTTTCCAAGTATATTGCTGAAGGCGGAGACGTTTTTGCGGTTCACGTTGTAGCTGTTGATGAGGAGCTTCGTGCCAGAGATGAAGTGGTTGTTTTGGATGAGCAGAAACAGGTGTTGGCAGTTGGCCGGGCAGTTCTGTCAAGTGCAGAAATGAAGGCTTTTAGAACTGGGGTTGCAGTGAAAGTGCGGCACGGTATCAAAAAATAGCTGCTGAACAATTTTAGTGGAAAAGCTGAAGGCTGCCAGCTACTCTAGTTGGCAAGAGAAAGAAGTATTATACTGGTAGTCTTCAACTTTTCCACCGCAAAAGGCGAACCAATTTTTTCATTTAAGGATTTTTGTCAAGGTTTCTTGACTAAGCCAAGTCAAACTTTCTTGACTAAACCAGAAGGCAACATCTATAAACATAAACAACAACTAAATCATTCAATCTTGGTGAAGTCTTATGCATAGACGCATTAATCCTCGTGAACAGAAACGTATGATGTAGCGTATGGGCATGAACATGGATGCGGTTTCCGACGTTAAACAGGTCATTATTCAAACCGCAAACAAAGACATCGTGATTGAGGAACCTGAAGTTATGATAATGAATGTTCAGGGACAAAAAATGTACCAAATCATCGGTGGAGACGTCAGCGAACAAGCCCCCGGGCAAACTCTGAAGGCAGAAGCAAAACCAGCTTTTTCTGAAGAAGATGTCCAGTTGGTTGCTGACCAAACAGGCAAAAGCCTAGAACAAGCCAAAGAAGCATTGCAGGAATGTGCTGGAGACTTAGCAAAGGCTATTTTACTGCTTCAATCCTAAATTTTCCTTATTCCTTTGTCTGTACGTCTAACTTTAGAAAACAGTTTCGTAGCTTCTTTAGCGTAGTAAAAACTGGTGTCGGCGTAACCGCTGATTAAACTGGTTCTTCTGGTGGCAGTGGACTGTTTGGTTTTTTCTCGCGAATTAGTATAAGGATTGTTACAGCTATTGCTGCAATTACACCAATGGCAACAACGATATAACTTGATGGTATTCCTGTGGTTTCAGGTGGCGACGTAGCAGTCGGTGTTGCTGTGACTGGAGGGGTTGCTGTTGCTGGCGGCGGGGTAGGTGTTTGAGTTGGTGTTGCTGTGGGTGTTGGTGTAGGTGCTTCGCCAACATTGGTTATACTTAGTGATTTTACTGCTGACAGGTTTTGTCCTTTGAACAGTAAACCTTGTGAGCCAACTACCAAAAGCCTGGATGCTTCGCCGTTTGGAAGCGCTGTGCCGTTTGCAAATTGATATGCCACCATTATCGTCAAGGGCAAAAGTGGTGTCGTTTCTTCACCTGTACTGTTATCGTAAACTGTGTATTGTGGTGAAATATTAAATCCATAAGCTACTTGGGCGTAGCTAAATGTCATGTTGGCTCCGTCGTCTCCCTCTGTTTGCACTGTAACATTTTGGTAGGGTTCCAATGTGTAACCTGCAACTATGCAGAGTTGATAAAGCGAGACGCCCTGATACTCTCCAGCGTAAAGCTCTGAATCTAACACGTATCCTCCCCAATTGATTGTTGGAATAAACGTGGACGTGTCATTTATGTTACTTAGACTGTGCTCTGCCCCGTTTGGACCATAAACAATTATCTCTTCTGGTGCAGTTGCTTGTGCTAAAGGAGCAGTTGAAAATAATACAGCAGTAAAAAGCATTAAGAAAAGCATAATACTCATGCTTGTTATTATTTTATTTTTCTTCAATTTGTTAACTCTCCTGATTATTTTGAAATGGGCTTCTGAATAAAAGCTTTACTCAAAAGACACTAAAACAAATCGCCGTCTAAATGGAAAAATTTTAATCCAGCCATGAAAGGCATGATAATCAGGGATTATCACGGTAAAAATGGAAATAATAAGCATAGGAAACGAACTACTTATAGGAAAAATTCAAAACACAAATGCTTTTTGGCTCTCTAAACAGGCAACACAATTAGGCGTTAACGTAACAAGAGAAACAACAATCCCCGACATTATTGACGTAATCGCTCAAACCCTCAAAGAAACAATCCGGCGTAAACCTCAATTCATAATAACCACAGGCGGACTGGGACCAACTTTTGATGACAAAACCTTTGAGGCAGTCGCAAAAGCTCTCAACCGACCCTTAGAAGTCAACCCCGAAGCCCTAAATTTTGTCAAAGAAAAATGCGAAACCTACGCCAAAAAACACGGTCTTCCCATCATAGAAATGACGCCGCCCAGAATCAAAATGGCTGCTCTCCCACAGGGAACACAACCAATCAACAACCCTGTTGGAACTGCTCCTGGTTTACGTGTGGATTTGGAGAGTGTAATGTTGTTTGTTTTGCCTGGTGTTCCTTTGGAGATGGAGGCAATTTTTAATGAATCCATCGCTCCTCTTCTTAAGAGTGCTGTGGGTGAATTGAGGTTTTTTGAGCGGAGCCTTTTTGCAGATTGTATCGCGGAGGCTGCTTTAGCGCCGCTGATTGATGCTGTTATGAGGGATAATGCGGCGGTTTACCTTAAGTCTCATCCCCTGAAAGTGGGTGAAACGTTTCGGGTTGAGTTGCACCTGACTCTGAGTTGCTCTGGAGATGGCGTGGAAAAACTGCAAAAAGCCGCTGGTCAACTTGCTAAGCTTATTGAACAGCATGGGGGCAAACCCTCCTTTAATGAGTAAACTTAATCTGCATTAGACCTTACTAATTTAGGGTTTAACAGTGTCGTTGACAAATGAAAAGACAAATCTCTAAAGCAGTCACTATGCTTGTAGTTTTGGTTTTTGTTATTTCAATGATTCCGCTGTCAACTGCACAGGGTGCTACAACGCTGACTTATCGTCTAACTGAGCATCCAAACGACCAGAAAACCTACACTCTCACGGTGACTATACCCGACACGTTACTTGAGGAGTATCAACAAAAAAACCACCGTTTATCCTTCCTAAGTGACTACCCCAAATTTGTAACTCCGTATGCTCTTCAGCCAATAGCTGATGCACTGTGGGAAATCTACCAAAATGATGAAGACTTCACAAACGGCGTCCTTCAAATCGTACATCAAATAAGCTACGAGGCGTCAGGTCCAGGTGAATACCCTGTAGAAACAATGGTTAACGATGTAGGCGACTGCGACCTTCTATCCCAAATTGCTGCATCCATCCTGCAAGCTGGCGGAATAGACGTTGTT belongs to Candidatus Bathyarchaeota archaeon and includes:
- a CDS encoding molybdopterin-binding protein, whose amino-acid sequence is MEIISIGNELLIGKIQNTNAFWLSKQATQLGVNVTRETTIPDIIDVIAQTLKETIRRKPQFIITTGGLGPTFDDKTFEAVAKALNRPLEVNPEALNFVKEKCETYAKKHGLPIIEMTPPRIKMAALPQGTQPINNPVGTAPGLRVDLESVMLFVLPGVPLEMEAIFNESIAPLLKSAVGELRFFERSLFADCIAEAALAPLIDAVMRDNAAVYLKSHPLKVGETFRVELHLTLSCSGDGVEKLQKAAGQLAKLIEQHGGKPSFNE